Proteins encoded by one window of Rhodobacteraceae bacterium IMCC1335:
- a CDS encoding AMP-binding protein: MVSLYHSEQATPCPDLFNLTAYVLNAGDETPEKTALEIIDTDGSVETWTFQALTQAIRGTATGLLSLGLKPQDRILMRLGNTIDFPITFLAAISVSLIPVPSPAKWTQKEVDHAVSLISPAAILLDHELAGPSQYDGQIIGQATLATLRDMAPCDYDQGDPNRLAYIVFTSGTSGQPRAVMHAHRAIWARQMMMKDWYHLKPSDRLLHAGGLNWTFTLGTGLLDPWSKGATALVLKNPNRIDGLPAILRTRKVTLMAAVPGVYRKVLQFDQNLQLPNLRHCLSAGEKLPPLIAKNWHKATNTFIYEAYGMSECSTFISNAPQLSLKQGALGRPQRGRKLAILPLDGGEHPVAYGAIGIIAVHRADAGLMLGYFGALQATQACFRGDWFLTGDLAIMEKDGAITYRGRADDMMNAGGFRVAPLEVETVMQMCPGVVNIAVTSIEIKPNSFVIAGFYMAEAELDGTALDRFAKHHLAAYKCPKTYIRCNALPMAANGKIQRRALALNWNNLNG, translated from the coding sequence ATGGTGTCTTTATATCATAGTGAACAAGCCACGCCCTGTCCTGATTTATTTAACTTGACGGCCTATGTCTTGAACGCAGGAGATGAAACTCCTGAGAAAACAGCGCTTGAAATCATAGATACGGATGGATCTGTTGAAACATGGACGTTTCAGGCTTTAACGCAAGCGATCCGTGGAACCGCAACGGGGCTTCTATCCTTAGGGTTAAAGCCGCAGGATCGGATTCTGATGCGCTTGGGAAACACCATCGATTTTCCGATCACCTTTTTGGCTGCGATATCTGTAAGTCTTATTCCTGTGCCCAGCCCCGCGAAATGGACGCAAAAAGAAGTTGACCACGCTGTTTCGCTGATTTCACCTGCTGCCATTTTGCTGGATCATGAATTGGCGGGGCCCAGCCAATATGATGGACAGATCATCGGCCAAGCAACTTTGGCAACGCTGCGAGATATGGCGCCTTGTGATTATGATCAAGGTGATCCGAATAGATTGGCTTATATCGTGTTTACTTCGGGCACATCAGGACAGCCCCGGGCCGTTATGCATGCGCATCGTGCAATCTGGGCCCGCCAAATGATGATGAAAGACTGGTATCATCTGAAACCATCCGATCGTCTTTTGCATGCGGGGGGCCTGAATTGGACCTTCACCTTGGGCACTGGGTTATTAGACCCCTGGAGCAAGGGGGCAACCGCGTTGGTTTTAAAAAACCCAAATCGGATCGATGGGCTTCCGGCAATATTGCGCACGCGCAAAGTGACGCTCATGGCTGCGGTTCCGGGTGTTTACCGCAAAGTTTTGCAGTTTGATCAGAATCTGCAATTGCCAAATCTGCGCCATTGTTTGTCCGCAGGCGAAAAGCTGCCTCCATTGATTGCTAAAAATTGGCATAAAGCGACCAATACATTTATTTACGAAGCCTATGGAATGTCTGAATGTTCGACATTTATTTCCAATGCACCCCAGCTCAGTTTAAAACAAGGGGCGCTCGGGCGCCCTCAACGCGGGCGTAAACTGGCAATCCTGCCGCTGGATGGGGGGGAACACCCTGTTGCTTATGGCGCAATTGGAATTATTGCCGTGCATCGCGCCGACGCAGGCTTGATGCTTGGGTATTTTGGCGCGCTGCAGGCCACGCAAGCTTGTTTTCGCGGCGATTGGTTTCTTACAGGCGACCTGGCCATCATGGAAAAGGATGGAGCAATCACATATCGCGGACGCGCTGATGATATGATGAATGCGGGCGGTTTTCGGGTGGCGCCTTTAGAGGTTGAAACCGTCATGCAAATGTGTCCGGGGGTTGTAAATATTGCGGTGACATCGATAGAAATCAAGCCAAACAGCTTTGTCATTGCGGGGTTTTATATGGCCGAGGCAGAGCTGGATGGCACCGCATTAGATCGTTTTGCAAAACATCATCTTGCAGCGTATAAATGCCCGAAGACTTATATCCGCTGTAACGCGTTGCCCATGGCCGCCAATGGTAAAATCCAACGTCGAGCCTTGGCCTTAAACTGGAATAACTTGAATGGTTAA
- a CDS encoding DUF4198 domain-containing protein, with protein MSAIEGKTSCAEAENMPKRFSNTTAIRFFNKCKGVFVIMPLVTFFAFFAAQPCLAHELWIDGQNFQAQSNETIRLDLRNGENFKGSAQAYFKSRIKSFYWSLNQETHQVEARMGDIPAFSATPGEDGLMVVVYESTPSSLTYRDWAKFDAFIQHKDLGPIEEMHEARGLLKTNVKEAYHRYSKALIGIGAAQGVDQRFGLETEFVLLGNPYRDDPAQGLAVQILYRDAPRTDAQIEIFERASDGTVKVSLMRSNAEGVAVIDIKPGHTYLLDAVLLRVPDPNTANGPPAHWESLWAAVTFAVPEG; from the coding sequence ATGTCGGCTATCGAAGGGAAAACTTCATGTGCAGAGGCCGAGAATATGCCCAAAAGGTTTAGCAATACTACAGCGATCAGGTTTTTCAATAAATGTAAGGGAGTCTTTGTCATCATGCCTCTTGTTACGTTTTTTGCGTTTTTTGCTGCTCAGCCTTGTCTCGCACATGAACTATGGATTGATGGTCAGAACTTTCAAGCTCAATCTAACGAAACCATTCGCTTGGACTTGCGCAATGGCGAGAACTTTAAAGGGTCTGCGCAGGCTTATTTTAAGTCCCGGATCAAATCGTTTTATTGGTCTTTGAACCAGGAAACCCATCAGGTTGAAGCGCGCATGGGAGATATTCCAGCGTTTTCGGCAACTCCCGGCGAAGATGGGCTGATGGTGGTTGTGTATGAATCCACGCCCAGCAGCCTCACCTATCGTGACTGGGCGAAATTTGATGCGTTTATTCAGCATAAAGATCTTGGACCCATCGAAGAAATGCACGAAGCGCGCGGGTTGTTAAAAACCAATGTGAAAGAAGCGTATCATCGCTATAGTAAGGCTTTGATTGGCATCGGCGCGGCGCAAGGCGTTGATCAACGCTTTGGGCTGGAAACTGAGTTTGTGCTGCTAGGCAATCCCTATCGGGATGACCCGGCGCAGGGGCTTGCTGTTCAAATTCTGTATCGCGATGCACCACGCACGGATGCTCAAATCGAAATATTTGAAAGAGCCTCCGACGGGACTGTAAAGGTGTCTTTGATGCGCAGCAACGCCGAGGGCGTGGCGGTTATAGATATTAAGCCCGGGCACACATATTTGCTGGATGCTGTCTTGCTAAGAGTACCGGATCCCAATACCGCCAACGGGCCGCCCGCCCATTGGGAAAGCCTCTGGGCAGCGGTGACCTTTGCTGTACCCGAAGGGTAG
- a CDS encoding DUF502 domain-containing protein, with protein MSDLVKPPTLLKRFISGFRNSFLTGVVVIAPVGLTVWLVWTVIGWIDGFVLPFVPSQYQPEEILKAILGEDVRVNIRGLGVVFFLVFTTFIGWIAKGLLGRTFIRSAENLVNRMPVVRSVYSGVKQIAETVFAQADRSFEKACLIEYPRRGIWAIGFISTTAKGEVSKRAGSGQKMQSIFVPTTPNPTSGFLLFFPAEDVIELDMSVEDAAKLVISAGLVYPEDLPVKELKA; from the coding sequence ATGAGTGATCTTGTAAAACCACCGACCTTGTTAAAAAGGTTTATCTCAGGGTTCAGGAATAGCTTTCTAACCGGGGTTGTCGTCATTGCGCCCGTAGGTTTGACCGTGTGGCTGGTTTGGACAGTGATTGGTTGGATTGATGGCTTCGTTTTGCCCTTTGTCCCTTCACAATATCAACCTGAAGAAATTTTAAAGGCTATCCTAGGCGAGGATGTGCGGGTCAATATCCGTGGTCTTGGCGTTGTGTTCTTTTTGGTCTTCACCACCTTCATCGGCTGGATTGCCAAAGGACTGCTTGGCCGTACCTTCATTCGATCCGCAGAAAACCTCGTGAACCGCATGCCGGTTGTCCGCTCGGTATATTCGGGCGTAAAGCAAATTGCGGAAACCGTGTTTGCGCAAGCCGATAGGTCTTTCGAAAAAGCATGTTTGATCGAATATCCACGGCGCGGCATTTGGGCCATCGGATTTATTTCCACCACAGCGAAAGGTGAGGTTTCAAAACGCGCAGGATCAGGGCAGAAAATGCAATCTATTTTTGTTCCAACAACGCCCAACCCGACCTCAGGCTTTTTGTTATTCTTTCCTGCTGAAGATGTGATCGAATTGGATATGAGCGTTGAGGATGCGGCCAAATTGGTTATCTCAGCCGGGCTTGTCTATCCTGAGGATCTGCCGGTTAAAGAACTAAAAGCCTAA
- a CDS encoding pseudouridine-5-phosphate glycosidase, with protein MLNCQIAPNVAEALTKKTPIVALESTIITHGMPWPQNLDMAKSVESCVREAGATPATIAVIDGVLKIGLSAKDLTQLAQTKNAAKLSRADLALCMAQKKTGATTVAATMIAANFAGISVFATGGIGGVHRGAENSFDISADLRELALTPVTVVAAGAKAILDIPKTLEVLETYGVPVICYRSDVFPAFWSARSSYPASLRMDEAKEIALAHKMRAELGLSGGQLVANPIPLGDQIPQSEIDPMIAQALTEAAQQKITAKAVTPFLLSRVFDLTQGRSLTANIALVLNNARLAAQIAQNL; from the coding sequence ATGCTGAATTGTCAGATTGCACCCAATGTTGCCGAGGCATTAACAAAAAAGACCCCCATCGTTGCGTTGGAAAGTACCATCATCACCCATGGGATGCCTTGGCCACAAAATCTGGATATGGCAAAATCAGTGGAATCATGTGTGCGCGAGGCTGGGGCCACGCCCGCGACAATTGCCGTGATCGATGGTGTTTTGAAAATCGGTTTAAGCGCAAAGGACCTAACGCAATTGGCGCAAACAAAAAATGCCGCCAAATTATCACGGGCCGATTTAGCGCTTTGCATGGCGCAAAAAAAGACTGGAGCAACCACTGTTGCCGCCACGATGATTGCAGCGAATTTTGCAGGCATTTCGGTTTTTGCAACGGGTGGAATTGGCGGCGTCCATCGCGGCGCCGAAAATAGTTTTGATATCTCGGCCGATCTTCGGGAATTGGCGCTTACGCCCGTAACGGTTGTCGCTGCGGGGGCAAAGGCAATATTGGACATTCCAAAAACGCTGGAAGTTTTGGAAACTTATGGCGTTCCAGTCATTTGTTATCGTAGCGATGTATTCCCTGCCTTTTGGTCTGCGAGGTCTTCCTATCCTGCGTCGTTGCGTATGGATGAGGCAAAAGAAATAGCTTTGGCGCATAAAATGCGCGCAGAATTGGGCCTGTCTGGCGGGCAATTGGTGGCCAATCCTATACCATTGGGTGATCAAATTCCCCAAAGCGAAATTGATCCTATGATTGCCCAAGCGCTAACAGAGGCAGCGCAACAAAAAATCACCGCAAAGGCAGTGACACCATTTTTGCTCTCACGCGTTTTTGATCTGACGCAAGGCCGATCTTTGACCGCTAATATTGCTCTGGTGCTGAACAATGCGCGTTTGGCGGCTCAGATTGCACAAAATTTATGA
- a CDS encoding DUF1127 domain-containing protein, with amino-acid sequence MQQVKRERNALKGLSDEQLSDIGKTKCDALREIQQGYRIPKNRRVKRA; translated from the coding sequence ATGCAGCAAGTAAAGCGCGAACGAAACGCTTTGAAGGGCCTTTCAGATGAACAGCTTTCAGATATCGGAAAAACCAAATGCGACGCCTTAAGGGAAATTCAGCAAGGATATCGCATTCCTAAGAACCGTCGCGTTAAGCGGGCTTGA
- a CDS encoding ABC transporter substrate-binding protein, with protein sequence MYGQPALPPDFVSLPYANPEAPQGGELRIGAVGGFDSVNPHILKGRSPWQLRFWNYESLMGRSWDEPFTLYGLLAESIEVGANREWVTFTLRPEARFSDGSPVTVEDVIWSYKTLGVEGHWRYRGLWSKISSAIATGPRSVMFTFSDPNPELALLAGMRPILKKAQWQGLDFSASGLDIIPITTAPYQISALEAGKFIELTRNPEYWGAHLPFRKGTQNFDRLRIDYFGDATAVFEAFKAGEVDIFREGNAEKWATQFDFPAIASGRVVKSEIPHARPSGMRGLVMNSRRALFSDWRVRDAFIHAFNFEYINEAQNANRQARISSYFSNSSLALQPGAAPAKVAQILAPYSEKLLPGTLEGIALPKGDGSLGNRKNMRKAQSLLAQAGYKLRDGVLMDPQAAPVRFEILLRQGAQEYKSILDIYSQALERLGIEAEISLVDGAQYAERIRALDFDMTPYRRDLSLSPGNEQKLYWSSEMADVDGTRNLMGVKSAALDALIEGLVHAKSQDDVQTITRAMDRVLMAGRYVIPIYHDGVSRIAHKANLKYPQNLPLYGDRIGFLPDVWWVEK encoded by the coding sequence ATGTATGGGCAACCGGCTCTACCACCGGATTTTGTGTCCCTACCCTACGCCAACCCAGAGGCTCCTCAGGGTGGAGAGTTGAGAATCGGGGCTGTTGGTGGGTTTGATTCCGTCAATCCGCATATCCTGAAAGGCCGCAGCCCATGGCAATTACGATTTTGGAATTATGAGAGCTTGATGGGCCGTAGTTGGGATGAGCCTTTCACTTTATACGGGCTTTTGGCCGAATCAATCGAGGTTGGCGCGAATCGCGAATGGGTCACATTCACCTTACGGCCAGAGGCAAGGTTCAGCGATGGAAGCCCGGTTACTGTTGAAGATGTGATCTGGTCATACAAGACTTTGGGCGTTGAGGGGCATTGGCGCTACCGAGGTTTATGGTCAAAAATATCCAGCGCTATCGCCACTGGCCCGCGCTCGGTTATGTTCACGTTTTCTGACCCCAATCCCGAATTGGCGCTGTTGGCCGGGATGCGCCCTATTTTGAAAAAAGCGCAATGGCAGGGTCTGGATTTTTCAGCCTCTGGCCTCGATATTATTCCAATCACAACCGCACCTTATCAAATCAGCGCGCTTGAAGCTGGAAAATTTATAGAATTGACGCGCAATCCTGAATATTGGGGCGCTCACTTGCCGTTTCGCAAAGGCACGCAAAATTTTGATCGGCTCAGAATTGATTATTTTGGCGATGCAACCGCAGTTTTTGAGGCCTTCAAGGCCGGTGAGGTGGATATTTTTCGCGAAGGTAATGCCGAAAAATGGGCCACGCAGTTTGATTTTCCCGCCATTGCTTCGGGACGCGTGGTCAAATCGGAAATTCCTCATGCGCGTCCAAGCGGCATGCGCGGTTTGGTGATGAACAGCCGCCGTGCACTATTTTCCGATTGGCGGGTGCGCGATGCGTTTATCCACGCGTTCAATTTCGAATATATAAACGAGGCACAGAATGCGAACCGTCAAGCGCGCATCAGTTCGTATTTTTCCAATTCCTCACTGGCACTGCAACCCGGGGCAGCCCCGGCAAAAGTGGCCCAAATACTGGCCCCATATTCTGAAAAATTGCTGCCAGGAACTCTTGAAGGTATAGCGCTTCCAAAAGGCGATGGCTCTCTGGGCAACCGCAAGAATATGCGCAAAGCGCAATCGCTGCTGGCGCAAGCAGGTTATAAACTGCGCGATGGGGTTTTAATGGATCCTCAAGCAGCCCCAGTCAGATTTGAAATATTGCTGCGTCAGGGCGCCCAAGAATATAAATCTATCCTCGATATTTACAGTCAAGCCTTGGAGCGGCTTGGGATTGAAGCTGAGATTTCGCTTGTTGATGGGGCGCAATACGCAGAGCGCATCCGCGCTTTAGACTTTGACATGACGCCCTATCGGCGCGACCTGTCTTTAAGCCCAGGCAATGAACAAAAACTGTATTGGAGTTCAGAGATGGCTGATGTTGATGGAACGCGTAATCTTATGGGGGTGAAATCGGCAGCATTGGACGCGCTTATTGAAGGGTTGGTGCATGCCAAATCGCAAGATGACGTTCAAACCATCACCAGAGCGATGGATCGGGTGTTAATGGCCGGCCGCTATGTCATTCCAATTTATCATGATGGAGTCAGCCGCATTGCGCATAAAGCCAATTTGAAATACCCTCAAAACCTCCCCCTTTATGGCGATCGGATCGGCTTTCTTCCGGATGTCTGGTGGGTCGAGAAATGA
- a CDS encoding 3-hydroxybutyrate dehydrogenase, protein MNLSGKTAVITGSTSGIGLGIARKLAEAGADIVLNSFTSKPEDHQLANALASEFSVQARYCSADMRDPKSCRALIENLQSCDILINNAGIQHVAPIDTFPIEKWDEIIAINLSAAFHTSAVALGLMRKAGWGRIINISSAHGLTASPYKSAYIAAKHGVIGLTKTTALETAEENITANAICPGYVLTPLVEAQIPDTMRKYDMSREEVIKKVMLERQPSRQFASVEQLGGTCVFFCSDAADQITGTTLSVDGGWTAL, encoded by the coding sequence ATGAACTTATCGGGAAAAACCGCCGTAATCACCGGATCAACCTCGGGAATAGGCTTGGGAATTGCGCGTAAACTGGCAGAGGCGGGCGCAGATATCGTTCTGAATTCGTTTACGAGCAAACCCGAAGATCATCAGTTGGCGAATGCTTTGGCCAGCGAGTTTTCAGTTCAGGCCCGGTATTGCTCAGCTGATATGCGCGACCCCAAAAGCTGCCGAGCTTTGATCGAAAACCTGCAATCTTGTGATATTTTGATCAATAATGCCGGTATCCAGCATGTGGCTCCGATCGACACGTTTCCCATTGAAAAATGGGATGAGATTATTGCGATCAATCTCAGTGCGGCATTCCACACATCGGCTGTCGCCCTTGGCTTGATGCGCAAGGCGGGCTGGGGAAGAATCATAAATATTTCATCGGCGCATGGGCTGACAGCCTCACCGTATAAATCAGCCTATATCGCGGCAAAACACGGGGTGATTGGGTTAACAAAAACAACAGCTTTGGAAACCGCCGAAGAAAATATCACCGCCAATGCAATTTGCCCCGGATATGTGCTCACGCCGTTGGTTGAGGCGCAAATCCCTGATACGATGAGAAAATACGATATGAGCCGGGAAGAGGTGATTAAAAAAGTGATGTTGGAGCGTCAACCTTCACGGCAATTTGCAAGCGTTGAACAATTGGGCGGTACATGCGTATTTTTTTGTTCTGATGCTGCGGATCAAATCACCGGCACGACCTTAAGCGTTGATGGCGGCTGGACAGCGTTGTAA
- a CDS encoding kinase: METPIICIGSVLWDVIGRTRTHSGLGGDVAGFIKEQAGGVAFNIAKLFSRKGCDTIMLSHIGKDPAGCALLELMAGLGIDGKFAYRSANLPTDRYMAIEDATGLIAALADANSLEAAGEAILRPLSDGRLGSPNAPFKGTMVVDGNLTETLLARIAQDPLLQQGDLRICSASPGKATRLRCFLGGARVTIYCNKHEAEFICASEFATAADAAQAMTAAGAWRAIVTDGVKPAADVQRGLPLIVARPAKVQIKQITGAGDVFMAQHILAELDGAPPEEALKSAIGEAQNFVSGKI, translated from the coding sequence ATGGAAACGCCTATTATTTGTATCGGGAGTGTCCTTTGGGATGTGATCGGACGTACGCGAACGCATTCCGGATTAGGCGGTGATGTTGCCGGGTTCATAAAAGAGCAAGCTGGGGGCGTGGCATTTAACATCGCCAAACTTTTCAGCCGCAAGGGCTGCGACACCATTATGCTGTCGCATATCGGTAAGGATCCGGCCGGTTGCGCGTTATTAGAGTTGATGGCGGGGCTGGGCATAGACGGAAAATTTGCCTATCGCAGCGCAAATCTTCCTACGGATCGATATATGGCAATCGAAGATGCCACGGGGTTAATTGCAGCGCTAGCAGATGCAAATTCTCTTGAGGCAGCCGGGGAGGCAATATTGCGCCCTTTAAGCGATGGGCGCTTGGGCTCCCCAAACGCTCCTTTTAAGGGAACAATGGTCGTTGATGGCAATCTAACCGAAACCCTATTGGCGCGCATTGCGCAGGATCCCTTGCTCCAACAAGGTGACCTTAGGATATGCTCGGCCTCCCCCGGTAAAGCAACCCGATTAAGGTGTTTTTTAGGGGGCGCTCGGGTCACGATTTACTGTAATAAGCACGAGGCCGAGTTTATCTGCGCTTCAGAATTTGCAACCGCAGCGGATGCCGCACAGGCGATGACGGCGGCTGGCGCCTGGCGCGCTATTGTGACGGATGGCGTCAAGCCCGCTGCCGATGTGCAGCGCGGGCTGCCTTTAATCGTTGCACGCCCTGCCAAGGTGCAGATCAAACAAATAACCGGTGCGGGCGATGTGTTCATGGCGCAGCATATTTTGGCTGAGCTAGACGGCGCGCCGCCTGAGGAGGCCCTAAAGAGCGCCATAGGTGAAGCGCAGAATTTTGTTTCAGGAAAGATATGA
- a CDS encoding helix-turn-helix domain-containing protein, whose amino-acid sequence MSETDPKSIIRIARANGGDESVEPLNLGARVRELRKARNWTLEQAAQQAGLARSTLSKIENSQMSPTYEALRKLAVGLEISVPQLFTPPVKNQINGRMASTKSGQGTAHPTTTYEHELLAESLSKKKMLPYHARIRARSIDEFDGWVRHDGEEFLYVLTGVIKLFTEFYEPLEMRRGDSAYYDATMGHNVISTSEDDATILWITSLA is encoded by the coding sequence ATGTCGGAAACAGATCCAAAATCAATAATCCGGATCGCCCGCGCGAATGGGGGGGACGAATCCGTTGAACCGTTGAATTTAGGCGCACGCGTGCGCGAATTGCGCAAAGCCCGCAATTGGACGCTGGAACAAGCGGCGCAGCAAGCTGGCCTTGCCCGCTCGACCTTGTCAAAAATTGAAAATAGTCAGATGTCTCCCACTTATGAGGCATTACGAAAGCTGGCGGTAGGCTTGGAAATTTCTGTGCCGCAATTGTTTACGCCGCCGGTGAAAAACCAAATAAACGGTCGGATGGCGTCAACAAAATCGGGGCAGGGCACGGCGCATCCGACCACCACCTATGAACATGAGCTCTTGGCTGAAAGCTTGAGCAAAAAGAAAATGCTGCCTTATCATGCGCGGATTAGAGCGCGCTCGATTGACGAGTTTGATGGCTGGGTGCGCCATGATGGAGAAGAATTTCTTTATGTTCTTACCGGAGTGATAAAACTATTCACCGAGTTTTACGAACCGTTGGAAATGCGCCGCGGTGACAGTGCCTATTATGATGCCACGATGGGGCATAATGTGATTTCGACCAGCGAAGACGATGCAACCATTTTATGGATAACCTCTTTGGCCTGA
- a CDS encoding thioredoxin domain-containing protein: MVNLDIISDPICPWCFIGKTNLEKALEGKLNLIFNIRWHPFQLNPEMPAQGMERRTYLETKFGGKEAAVKAYAPVVEHAEMAGLTLNLEAISHTPNTLDAHRLIHWAGVEEKQNAVVDALFEAYFQNGQNIGDSEVLADIADSCGMDAAVVLKLLNSEADKEETRARDASARDMGVNSVPTFIVAGQHAVPGAQPAALWTQVIAELQENISLKATT, encoded by the coding sequence ATGGTTAATTTAGACATTATTTCTGATCCAATTTGCCCATGGTGCTTTATTGGAAAAACAAACCTTGAGAAGGCTTTAGAAGGTAAGCTTAATTTAATTTTTAATATTCGTTGGCATCCGTTTCAACTCAATCCAGAGATGCCGGCGCAGGGGATGGAGCGGCGCACCTATTTGGAAACAAAATTTGGCGGTAAAGAGGCCGCGGTAAAAGCCTATGCGCCCGTGGTTGAGCATGCCGAGATGGCAGGCCTTACATTGAATTTAGAAGCAATATCACATACACCGAATACGCTTGATGCCCATCGTTTGATCCATTGGGCAGGTGTGGAAGAGAAACAAAATGCTGTGGTGGATGCGCTGTTTGAAGCCTATTTTCAAAATGGACAAAATATTGGAGATAGCGAAGTGCTCGCCGATATTGCTGATAGCTGCGGCATGGATGCGGCGGTGGTCTTGAAACTTTTGAACTCAGAGGCTGACAAAGAGGAAACGCGCGCGCGTGATGCATCTGCACGTGACATGGGGGTGAACTCGGTGCCAACCTTTATCGTTGCGGGTCAACACGCGGTTCCAGGCGCACAACCGGCTGCTTTATGGACGCAAGTGATTGCCGAGCTTCAGGAAAATATCTCTTTAAAAGCAACCACATAA